The proteins below come from a single Candidatus Binataceae bacterium genomic window:
- a CDS encoding glycosyltransferase, which translates to MTITLAIPTHNRASSLARALASLGELDRAAADTIECLVIDNHSTDATAAVVEDFARRAPFATRRIYEPRQGSSFARNRAAREAQGAVVLYIDDDVLVERGWLRAMVTALNECELDVACGLVLPRWEVPPPSWLGPELYGKLAIHEPALSDPNRPRPAPLPLLYSANLAMRRDCFTRFGYFREDLGVFGGHPVGCEDSELFARIIRAGGKVDLVTQAVAYHMIGPERLAPSYLRKKSFSYGLGSAIQGGPTHNRLDKLARNLTRMVAASLRGRPSAALSHQMECFNYLGYWYGRWLMLKQALSRQPPA; encoded by the coding sequence ATGACCATTACGCTGGCGATTCCGACCCATAACCGGGCATCGTCGCTGGCTCGCGCATTGGCCAGCCTTGGCGAGTTGGACCGTGCGGCCGCGGATACCATCGAATGTCTGGTGATCGACAACCACTCCACCGACGCAACCGCGGCCGTGGTCGAGGACTTCGCGCGTCGCGCGCCCTTTGCAACCCGGCGGATCTACGAGCCCCGCCAGGGCTCCAGCTTTGCCCGCAACCGCGCCGCACGCGAAGCCCAAGGCGCGGTTGTCCTCTATATTGACGACGATGTGCTGGTCGAGCGCGGATGGCTGCGGGCCATGGTGACGGCGCTGAACGAGTGCGAACTGGATGTGGCCTGTGGCTTGGTGCTACCCCGCTGGGAAGTCCCCCCGCCCTCCTGGCTGGGCCCTGAACTATATGGCAAGCTAGCCATCCATGAGCCTGCACTGAGCGACCCAAATAGACCGCGGCCTGCTCCGCTGCCCCTGCTCTACAGCGCCAATCTGGCGATGCGGCGGGATTGCTTCACGCGCTTTGGTTATTTCCGCGAAGACTTGGGGGTGTTCGGCGGTCATCCGGTCGGCTGCGAGGACAGCGAGCTTTTCGCCCGCATTATCCGGGCCGGAGGCAAAGTGGACCTAGTAACGCAAGCCGTGGCCTATCACATGATTGGGCCCGAGCGGCTGGCGCCCTCATACCTGCGCAAAAAGAGCTTCAGCTATGGCTTGGGCAGCGCGATCCAGGGAGGCCCGACTCACAACCGGCTGGACAAGCTCGCACGCAACCTAACTCGGATGGTCGCAGCAAGCTTGCGCGGCCGGCCATCGGCCGCCCTTAGCCATCAAATGGAGTGTTTCAACTATTTGGGCTACTGGTACGGCCGCTGGCTAATGCTCAAGCAGGCGCTAAGCCGGCAACCGCCGGCTTGA
- a CDS encoding FIST N-terminal domain-containing protein, which produces MLRAGAGFSTARQPRDAAREATAMALSQAGVAQAQAAICFVSSAYAAAYGEIVRLLSQHLGTDTVVGCSARGVLAAGREIERGPALALLAISGDRLGAQRLFVPSLKGRSVAAARELAAQAGAAMGKNNLLCVFPDTYNVEPQSFIATLEQELPGVVIMGGGASEDGSLGETAVFCGNAVSNNAVSGLLLTGELKINTGSALGCRLIGRPLRVTAARDNILIELDHQPALTVFKQMFGPLGEDLERAAAVVYLATALDLDATGLEHGRYLVRNLSGFDERHGVVAAGYRPRLGELVGFALRDAEGAREDLKLTLASLQDAQVQPPAFGIYVDCMARGSALYSIPDHDSAYISRQFPELPIAGFFSGFEIGPVAGATRLLLYSGVLALVAEKSGVS; this is translated from the coding sequence ATGCTGCGTGCAGGAGCCGGATTTTCCACCGCCCGCCAGCCGCGCGACGCCGCCCGCGAAGCGACCGCGATGGCCCTAAGCCAAGCTGGAGTGGCGCAGGCCCAGGCCGCGATTTGCTTTGTTAGCAGCGCTTACGCCGCCGCCTACGGCGAGATCGTGCGCCTGCTGTCACAACATTTGGGCACCGACACGGTGGTGGGGTGTAGCGCACGCGGCGTGCTGGCGGCAGGGCGTGAAATAGAGCGGGGTCCGGCACTGGCGCTGCTGGCGATAAGCGGCGATCGTCTGGGCGCCCAGCGCCTGTTCGTACCCAGCCTCAAGGGGCGTTCCGTGGCGGCGGCTCGCGAGCTGGCGGCGCAGGCGGGTGCGGCTATGGGCAAAAATAATTTGCTTTGCGTCTTTCCAGATACCTATAACGTTGAACCCCAGTCCTTTATTGCAACTTTGGAGCAGGAGCTCCCTGGGGTTGTGATTATGGGTGGTGGGGCCAGCGAGGACGGCTCGCTGGGCGAGACGGCGGTATTTTGCGGCAATGCGGTCAGCAACAACGCGGTCAGCGGATTGTTATTAACGGGCGAGTTGAAAATAAATACCGGTTCGGCCCTGGGCTGCCGGCTGATCGGTCGCCCACTTCGCGTCACCGCGGCGCGCGATAATATCCTCATCGAGCTGGACCACCAGCCCGCGCTGACCGTGTTCAAGCAGATGTTCGGTCCCTTGGGCGAGGATCTCGAGCGTGCCGCCGCCGTGGTCTATCTGGCCACCGCGCTGGATCTCGACGCCACTGGACTTGAGCACGGCCGCTACCTGGTCCGCAATTTATCGGGCTTTGATGAGCGCCATGGCGTCGTCGCCGCCGGCTATCGGCCGCGTTTGGGTGAGCTGGTGGGCTTTGCTCTACGTGACGCCGAAGGTGCACGCGAGGACTTGAAGCTGACTCTGGCGAGCTTGCAGGATGCTCAGGTGCAACCGCCGGCCTTCGGTATTTATGTCGATTGCATGGCTCGCGGCAGCGCCTTGTATTCTATTCCCGACCATGACAGCGCTTACATCTCGCGCCAGTTTCCGGAGCTTCCGATCGCCGGGTTTTTCAGCGGGTTCGAAATAGGCCCGGTCGCCGGCGCCACTCGCCTTTTGCTCTATTCAGGAGTACTGGCCCTGGTTGCGGAGAAATCGGGCGTTAGCTGA
- a CDS encoding M20/M25/M40 family metallo-hydrolase: MNSRPYFGLSTIKPKIACAGVPLADYLGCPRAGRIVLLLILLTLVASPGWAQSAKPINWDAIAAEATTLLSKYIQIDTTNPPGNELAAARFLREQFLAAGIPAVVFQPAPGRGIVAARLRGVGRHRKAVILLSHMDVVAAVAKDWSEPPFAGVVRSGQIWGRGALDDKGPGVVELMALLTIKRSRILLDRDIIFIATGDEEAGGKMGVGWLVNHEPELYGDAGYVLNEGGGIRDYKDGHKLYAVGVVEKSPLWLHLTVSDSPSHGAVPPRHSAVTRIVMALAKLIAYNDNAPIKVLPVVQRYFAKLAAIDQLPPGAAKLRQALQKDPDFARQFLSVPFQSALVRNTITPTVINAGYKTNVVPATATADLDCRLLPGSSPKDFIRIVHEVIADNGVKVESTLNYPSVSSPEHSPLMEAIRLLAHRMDKGAVLAPMMTNGFNDCHYFREHGLVAYGFVPIPLRADEAHGVHGANEHLAIADLRAGVQRMFVLLQILGGKGG, from the coding sequence ATGAACTCCAGACCATATTTTGGCTTGTCCACGATCAAGCCCAAGATCGCCTGTGCGGGCGTGCCGTTAGCTGACTACCTGGGTTGCCCTCGAGCAGGTCGAATTGTGTTGCTGCTTATCCTGCTGACCCTGGTGGCTAGTCCCGGATGGGCGCAGAGCGCCAAGCCGATCAATTGGGATGCCATTGCCGCGGAAGCCACCACGTTACTTTCCAAATACATTCAGATCGACACCACCAATCCGCCAGGTAATGAGTTGGCGGCGGCGCGATTTTTGCGCGAGCAATTTTTGGCGGCCGGCATTCCCGCCGTGGTCTTCCAGCCCGCCCCGGGCCGCGGCATCGTGGCCGCACGGTTGCGCGGCGTCGGGCGCCATCGCAAAGCGGTCATTTTGCTCAGCCACATGGACGTTGTGGCGGCGGTCGCCAAGGACTGGTCTGAGCCGCCCTTTGCCGGGGTGGTTAGAAGCGGTCAGATCTGGGGGCGCGGGGCGCTGGACGACAAGGGACCAGGAGTGGTCGAGCTAATGGCGCTGCTAACGATTAAACGCTCGCGTATCCTGCTGGACCGCGACATCATTTTCATCGCCACCGGCGACGAAGAAGCCGGTGGCAAGATGGGCGTGGGATGGTTGGTTAATCACGAGCCCGAGCTCTATGGCGACGCGGGCTACGTGCTTAACGAAGGGGGTGGGATCCGCGACTACAAAGACGGCCACAAGCTGTATGCGGTAGGGGTGGTTGAAAAAAGCCCACTGTGGCTCCATCTGACGGTCAGTGACAGTCCGAGCCATGGCGCGGTGCCGCCCCGCCATTCGGCGGTGACTCGAATCGTCATGGCGCTCGCTAAGCTGATTGCTTACAACGACAACGCGCCGATTAAGGTTCTGCCGGTGGTCCAGCGCTATTTCGCCAAGTTGGCTGCCATTGACCAGCTACCTCCTGGCGCGGCCAAGCTGCGCCAGGCCTTGCAGAAGGATCCTGATTTCGCCCGCCAATTTCTCTCGGTGCCGTTCCAAAGCGCGCTGGTACGAAACACGATTACACCTACAGTGATCAACGCAGGCTATAAGACCAATGTGGTCCCAGCCACGGCGACCGCCGATCTAGATTGTCGCCTGTTGCCAGGTAGCAGTCCCAAAGACTTTATCAGGATTGTTCATGAGGTTATCGCCGACAACGGAGTGAAGGTCGAAAGCACGTTGAATTATCCCAGTGTAAGCTCGCCTGAGCACTCGCCGTTGATGGAAGCCATTAGGCTTTTGGCGCATAGAATGGATAAGGGCGCAGTGCTGGCACCGATGATGACCAACGGCTTCAACGATTGTCACTATTTTCGCGAGCATGGCTTGGTGGCCTACGGCTTCGTTCCCATTCCGCTGCGTGCTGACGAAGCCCACGGCGTGCATGGTGCCAACGAGCATCTGGCGATCGCGGACCTGCGCGCGGGTGTTCAGCGGATGTTCGTACTGCTGCAAATCCTGGGCGGCAAGGGAGGCTGA